A genomic stretch from Blastocatellia bacterium includes:
- a CDS encoding carboxypeptidase-like regulatory domain-containing protein, with protein MKHASRLWALLVVGVVLSAGATAQAGAATGSIRGLVLDARGNPLVGAAVLVLAEDVKAGKVIKKASTDNEGKFIAANIVPGRYRVKAAADGFKPVEIATDVRPNQVTVFDSIYLRRVTTLSEQTSLNTDSKYAARGARNVVFHYDEYNPNPTDARGDDTVALTDRTPEMHGVVNTFAQASTSDTAETMPFFGTNFAISEQIGKDANFVLTGQAGVGTGAPQKLQALTTANVGDRHRFAVALGYGRFTFSRHGSVPRLGQFSLSATDTWQVAGPVLIVYGLEFARFSEGASGTSVLPRLGLAIDATPRTRLSAALVPGTSSDVQSRVKLEAGEIEFTEPKAVAVMNAASGDQQPLMDRSYRLQFGAEQILSDKSSVEMMAFFDTVSGHGVGLLAVPNDAQTQSEFRAVEQGGRQRGMRVVYHRHVNRVVEASVGYAFGEGQQLDERGITDPAHLFRNAVFQVVSAKVDANFVTTGTRVSTVLRVAPTQAVFAIDPFQGQVATYDPNINVMLTQDLPSLGFLPGQWQAIIDLRNLLDQQGAVSDERQELVASRFHRLVRVGLSLRF; from the coding sequence ATGAAACACGCTTCCAGACTCTGGGCTTTGCTTGTCGTCGGCGTCGTCTTGAGCGCCGGCGCGACGGCCCAAGCGGGCGCTGCCACGGGCTCGATACGCGGTCTTGTTCTCGACGCGCGTGGGAATCCCCTGGTCGGCGCAGCCGTGCTTGTACTGGCCGAAGACGTCAAGGCCGGCAAGGTGATCAAAAAGGCCAGCACCGATAATGAAGGCAAGTTCATCGCCGCCAACATCGTGCCGGGCCGCTACCGCGTGAAAGCCGCTGCCGACGGCTTCAAGCCGGTCGAGATCGCCACCGACGTGCGGCCCAATCAAGTCACCGTCTTCGATTCGATCTACTTGCGTCGGGTGACGACGTTGAGCGAGCAGACCAGCCTCAACACCGATTCCAAATATGCGGCGCGCGGCGCCCGCAACGTCGTCTTCCATTACGACGAATATAACCCGAACCCGACCGACGCGCGCGGCGATGACACGGTCGCGCTCACAGACCGCACGCCGGAGATGCACGGCGTCGTCAACACCTTCGCGCAGGCGAGCACCAGCGACACGGCCGAAACCATGCCGTTCTTCGGCACCAACTTCGCCATCTCCGAGCAGATCGGCAAAGATGCCAACTTCGTCCTTACCGGTCAGGCGGGCGTCGGCACCGGCGCGCCGCAAAAGCTACAAGCCCTGACGACCGCCAACGTCGGTGACCGTCACCGGTTCGCGGTGGCGCTCGGCTATGGGCGCTTCACGTTTTCGCGCCACGGCAGTGTGCCGCGACTCGGACAGTTCTCGTTGTCAGCGACCGACACCTGGCAAGTCGCCGGGCCTGTGCTGATCGTTTACGGCCTGGAATTCGCGCGCTTTTCCGAAGGCGCTTCGGGCACCAGCGTCCTGCCGCGCTTGGGGCTGGCCATTGATGCCACGCCGCGCACACGACTGTCGGCGGCGCTCGTCCCCGGCACGTCGAGCGACGTGCAATCGCGCGTCAAGCTCGAAGCCGGCGAGATCGAGTTCACCGAGCCGAAGGCGGTCGCGGTGATGAATGCGGCAAGCGGCGATCAGCAGCCGTTGATGGATCGCAGCTATCGCTTGCAGTTCGGCGCTGAACAGATTCTTTCCGATAAGTCCTCGGTCGAGATGATGGCCTTCTTCGACACGGTTTCAGGCCACGGCGTTGGCCTGCTGGCCGTCCCCAATGATGCGCAGACCCAATCGGAATTCCGCGCCGTCGAACAGGGAGGCCGTCAGCGCGGCATGCGTGTCGTCTATCACCGCCACGTCAACCGTGTGGTGGAGGCGTCGGTGGGTTATGCCTTTGGCGAGGGCCAGCAGCTCGACGAGCGCGGCATCACCGACCCGGCGCACCTGTTCCGCAACGCTGTCTTCCAGGTCGTTTCGGCGAAAGTGGATGCGAACTTCGTGACCACCGGCACGCGGGTTTCGACCGTGCTGCGGGTCGCGCCGACGCAAGCGGTCTTTGCCATTGATCCGTTCCAGGGACAGGTGGCGACTTACGACCCGAACATCAACGTGATGCTCACGCAGGATTTGCCGAGTCTCGGCTTCCTGCCCGGCCAGTGGCAGGCCATCATTGATCTGCGCAACTTGCTTGACCAGCAAGGCGCGGTCAGCGACGAGCGCCAGGAACTGGTCGCCAGCCGTTTCCACCGTCTGGTGCGCGTCGGTCTGTCGTTGAGATTTTAA
- the rdgB gene encoding RdgB/HAM1 family non-canonical purine NTP pyrophosphatase has product MKLLLATTNRGKVSELRRILGQQPIELVGLDAGDSTEEIETAQTFAENALLKARHYHRQTGLPTIADDSGLEVAALGGRPGVASARYAGPGASDAERIQKLLGELKDVPADGRAARFVCAAALVWAAGEQVFEDEARGRILDVPHGVGGFGYDPVFLYPPLGKTFAELSAEEKAEISHRGRAFRRLVTWLEAARVLDTPKTGDKMILPTGESSASSRRGDV; this is encoded by the coding sequence ATGAAGCTGCTGCTGGCAACGACTAACCGCGGCAAGGTCAGCGAATTACGACGCATCCTGGGCCAACAGCCCATCGAGCTGGTTGGCCTCGACGCCGGGGATTCAACCGAAGAGATTGAAACTGCTCAGACCTTTGCGGAAAACGCTTTGCTCAAGGCGCGCCATTATCACAGACAAACGGGATTGCCGACAATTGCCGACGATTCGGGGCTCGAAGTCGCGGCGCTCGGCGGGCGGCCCGGCGTCGCCTCGGCGCGTTATGCAGGGCCTGGGGCATCGGACGCCGAGCGCATTCAGAAATTGCTCGGTGAGTTGAAAGACGTTCCCGCCGATGGCCGTGCCGCGCGTTTCGTTTGCGCGGCGGCGCTGGTCTGGGCGGCGGGCGAGCAGGTCTTTGAGGACGAAGCGCGCGGGCGGATTCTCGACGTGCCGCATGGCGTCGGCGGCTTCGGCTATGATCCGGTTTTTCTCTACCCGCCGCTTGGCAAGACGTTTGCCGAACTGAGCGCCGAAGAGAAGGCTGAGATCAGCCATCGCGGTCGCGCTTTTCGCCGTCTGGTCACGTGGCTTGAAGCGGCGCGCGTGCTTGACACCCCAAAGACGGGTGATAAAATGATACTTCCTACTGGTGAGTCCTCTGCTTCCTCCAGAAGAGGTGACGTATGA
- the aroB gene encoding 3-dehydroquinate synthase, with product METATIRVKLKQRSYAIHVAAGLLDEVGDLLRAAVGERARRAVVVSNPTVDQLYGRRLARSLRRAGFKTPQVLIGDGERFKTLGTAETLYTFLIEQRIERSDVIVAMGGGVVGDLSGFVAATYLRGIRFAQVPTTLLAQIDSSVGGKTGVNHRLGKNLIGAFHQPALVAIDPLTLQSLPGRELRAGLCEAIKYGVIRDRRLFDRIYRELDRLKLLDLGELTHLIERSCQIKAEVVARDEREGGLRRILNFGHTVGHALEAVTRYRRFLHGEAVGHGMRAAARLAERLEMLASDERRLIDEAVRRAGPLPSAKTLALDDIISAMAHDKKAEAGQLAFVLPTQIGRVVVRADVPLQIIRAALKDALFEQPLS from the coding sequence ATGGAAACCGCAACGATCAGGGTCAAACTCAAGCAGCGCAGCTACGCCATTCATGTCGCCGCCGGCTTGCTGGATGAAGTGGGAGATCTATTACGCGCGGCAGTCGGCGAGCGGGCGCGGCGAGCCGTCGTCGTCAGCAACCCGACAGTAGATCAACTCTATGGCCGCCGCCTGGCGCGCAGCCTGCGGCGCGCAGGGTTCAAGACGCCACAGGTTCTCATCGGTGACGGCGAGCGCTTCAAAACCCTCGGCACGGCGGAAACGCTCTACACCTTTTTGATCGAGCAGCGCATCGAGCGCTCGGACGTCATCGTGGCAATGGGCGGCGGCGTGGTCGGCGACCTCAGCGGCTTTGTCGCCGCGACCTACCTGCGCGGCATTCGCTTCGCTCAGGTGCCGACGACCTTGCTGGCGCAGATAGACAGCTCGGTCGGCGGCAAGACGGGTGTGAATCACCGGCTCGGCAAGAACCTGATCGGCGCTTTTCACCAGCCGGCGCTCGTCGCCATTGACCCGCTGACGCTCCAGTCGCTGCCCGGGCGCGAGCTGCGCGCCGGCCTCTGCGAAGCGATCAAGTATGGCGTCATCCGCGACCGCCGTTTGTTCGACCGCATCTATCGCGAGCTTGACCGCTTAAAGCTCCTCGACCTGGGCGAGCTGACACACCTCATCGAGCGCTCATGCCAGATCAAAGCTGAGGTCGTGGCGCGTGACGAGCGCGAAGGCGGCTTGCGGCGGATTTTAAATTTTGGCCACACCGTCGGCCACGCGCTCGAAGCAGTGACGCGCTATCGCCGCTTCCTGCATGGCGAAGCGGTCGGTCACGGGATGCGCGCCGCGGCGCGCCTTGCCGAGCGGCTGGAAATGCTAGCGAGTGACGAGCGCCGGTTAATCGATGAAGCGGTGCGGCGTGCCGGGCCGCTGCCATCGGCAAAAACTCTTGCGCTCGATGATATAATCTCTGCAATGGCACACGACAAGAAGGCCGAGGCCGGACAGCTGGCCTTTGTGCTGCCGACTCAGATTGGCCGTGTCGTTGTGCGCGCCGACGTGCCCCTGCAAATCATTCGTGCAGCCCTCAAGGATGCTCTTTTCGAGCAGCCGCTTTCATAG